The following coding sequences lie in one Cannabis sativa cultivar Pink pepper isolate KNU-18-1 chromosome 5, ASM2916894v1, whole genome shotgun sequence genomic window:
- the LOC115704296 gene encoding uncharacterized protein LOC115704296, giving the protein MSGESDDLTLSISNTIPNISNSTPNTLNANPNIETNYGEWDDILNFIGPSPSEENKKSVDFLVNASIDEGGGKDVDEGDDESGQNSDEENSTEEEIRDEDYEQPIEDYCMTLGQPITWPELIEDSDLLLDGATDEVDVESNINDLEDDGYPVFNPAIDMKNPIFHLRMVFASKKVVKEALREYAIKNGRQIRFVKNDKRRIRVICQESCPFLFYASVMEDKIGYQIKKLIDEHDCQRVYNNKRIDAKWLAERYKERFRSEPGTTCNGFIDQVKDDFESEVSRWKFYRTRATAMKMIEGDIKDQYALLWDYCEELKRSNPGSTIVLHSRGVNEFWRLYCCFSACKNGFNAGCRPLIGLDGCFLKGYYEGILLSAVGIDANNCMFPIAYAVVDSENKENWEWFVEILKEDLQMNNSLSFTFISDRQKGLLEAVKKHAEDAEHRFCVRHMYNNFKTKHPSLTLKEMVWAAARTTTIPRFQQHMATLGGTDATALAWFSDKPTSAWSRSHFRTRPKCDILLNNLCEAFNKSILPARDSPIIVMLERIKNYMMERMVDKRKSMEKWKYPISPKAMEIIAKNQEWARFCRIKWSGELHFQVGVTHTNEQYVVDLNAKTCACRKWELTGIPCVHALACILKVNLNPISFVDAYYSKQAYEKTYAEIIKGTNGPESWPNPRTHPLQPPLVKKRPGRPKKARNREAGEVPASNKVRKFGTIILLCKKMWKAWS; this is encoded by the coding sequence atgtcaGGTGAGAGTGATGACCtaactttaagtatttcaaataCAATCCCAAACATTTCAAACTCAACTCCAAACACTTTAAACGCAAACCCAAATATTGAAACTAATTATGGAGAATGGGATGACATTTTGAATTTCATAGGTCCAAGTCCAAGTGAAGAGAATAAGAAAAGTGTTGACTTCCTTGTTAATGCGAGTATTGATGAGGGTGGTGGTAAGGATGTTGATGAGGGTGATGATGAGAGTGGTCAAAATTCAGATGAAGAAAATAGTACTGAAGAAGAAATACGAGATGAGGATTATGAACAACCAATTGAGGATTACTGTATGACACTAGGACAACCTATCACATGGCCTGAATTGATTGAGGATAGTGATTTGCTCTTAGATGGGGCCACTGATGAAGTTGATGTTGAGAGTAATATAAATGATCTTGAAGATGATGGCTACCCTGTATTTAATCCTGCAATTGATATGAAGAATCCAATATTTCATTTACGTATGGTGTTTGCGTCTAAGAAAGTTGTTAAGGAAGCATTGAGAGAATATGCCATAAAGAATGGTAGACAGATTAGATTTGTGAAGAATGACAAGAGAAGAATTAGAGTAATTTGCCAAGAGAGTTGCCCATTTTTGTTCTATGCTAGTGTAATGGAGGACAAAATTGGCTACCAAATCAAAAAACTTATTGATGAACATGATTGCCAGCGGGTGTACAACAATAAAAGAATAGATGCAAAGTGGTTAGCTGAAAGGTACAAAGAAAGATTTAGATCAGAACCTGGAACAACCTGCAATGGCTTCATTGACCAAGTAAAGGATGACTTTGAAAGTGAGGTCTCCCGATGGAAATTCTACAGAACAAGGGCTACAGCAATGAAAATGATTGAAGGAGATATCAAAGATCAATATGCTTTGTTATGGGATTATTGTGAAGAATTGAAGAGAAGTAATCCAGGCAGTACTATTGTGCTTCATAGTAGGGGAGTCAACGAATTTTGGAGGTTGTATTGTTGTTTTTCAGCATGCAAAAATGGGTTTAATGCTGGTTGTAGGCCTCTAATCGGGTTAGATGGGTGTTTTTTGAAAGGGTATTATGAAGGAATCCTACTTTCCGCTGTTGGTATAGATGCTAATAATTGCATGTTTCCCATAGCATATGCTGTGGTAGATTCTGAGAATAAAGAAAACTGGGAATGGTTTGTAGAGATTTTGAAAGAAGACCTTCAAATGAACAATAGCTTATCTTTCACATTCATCAGTGATAGACAAAAGGGCCTTTTGGAAGCTGTTAAGAAGCATGCGGAAGACGCTGAACATCGTTTCTGTGTAAGGCACATGTACAATAACTTCAAGACTAAACATCCTAGCTTGACACTTAAAGAAATGGTTTGGGCtgcagcaagaacaacaactATACCAAGATTTCAACAACACATGGCCACATTGGGTGGCACTGATGCTACTGCCTTAGCATGGTTTAGTGATAAGCCAACATCTGCATGGAGTAGATCACACTTTCGAACTCGTCCCAAGTGTGATATTCTACTTAACAACTTGTGTGAGGCGTTCAATAAGTCTATACTTCCAGCTAGAGATAGTCCTATAATAGTTATGCTTGAGAGGATCAAGAACTATATGATGGAGCGAATGGTAGATAAAAGAAAGTCAATGGAGAAGTGGAAGTATCCAATTTCACCCAAAGCCATGGAAATCATAGCTAAGAATCAAGAATGGGCTCGATTTTGTAGAATTAAATGGTCAGGTGAACTACATTTTCAAGTTGGAGTTACTCATACAAATGAGCAGTATGTGGTTGATTTGAATGCTAAAACATGTGCATGTAGAAAATGGGAATTAACTGGGATTCCTTGTGTACATGCTTTGGCTTGCATACTCAAGGTAAATTTAAATCCAATTTCTTTTGTTGATGCTTACTACTCCAAGCAAGCGTATGAGAAGACCTATGCTGAAATAATCAAAGGTACAAATGGCCCAGAATCATGGCCAAATCCAAGAACACATCCTTTGCAACCTCCTCTAGTAAAGAAAAGACCTGGACGTCCCAAGAAAGCTAGAAACCGTGAAGCTGGTGAGGTTCCTGCTAGTAATAAAGTGAGAAAGTTTGGCACTATAATACTGCTTTGCAAAAAAATGTGGAAAGCCTGGTCATAA